The genomic interval TAAATACGGCCTTGCCATCAGTCGTGCTCGCAATGGCCACGCCCGGATCAAGCAGATGGCACAGCAAATCATCTTTAGGCGCGATGAGGCGAAACAGGGGCGAAGTCGAAGGAGTCGCAACAAGCTCCGTATTGCGGCGTTTGTTCAGGAGCGACAAGGCGCCGCCGGTCGCCTCATTAAGTGACACGCGAATGTAATCGTTTTCAAGTACGATGCTCATCCATTCCCCTCGCGGATGGTTCCATTGGAACCGGTGAGGCCCTCAGTACGATGCAGAGAAGTGCAAATGATGGACATTCTGCCGTACAATTGAGCCGTTCAGCGGCTGGCCAGTCGCGCGCCGCTCCACCCGCGGAGGGTTAGGATAACTGGCAATCCACCGGTCTTGAAAACCGGCGCCTTCGGGCTTGTGGGTTCGAGTCCCACACCCTCCGCCATTCTTTCCCCCCGGAAGATTCGAGTATACACGATTGGGGTGAATTATAAGCTACGAAGTCCACCCACGAACCGAGAGTGCCGCGAGGTTCTACCGGCCGGAGCTGGATTGGCTCCGCTTCCTCGCGTTTTCGGCGGTCTTCTGGTTTCATGTGTGCCCCGACACCTTCGAGAGTTACTGGAATCTCGGACTACCAAAAACACTCGTTCATTACCTGATGCCGCTTGTGCGGGTTGGGGGCCACGGCGTCGATCTTTTCTTCACGCTCAGCGCGTACTTGATCACGGAGCTGCTGCTGTTGGAACGCAATCGCACGGGGCGTGTGCATGTCACCGCGTTCTACGTGCGGCGCATCCTGCGAATCTGGCCGCTATACTTTGCGTTCATACTGACCGCCTTCCCATTCGAAGTTCTATGGGGCCAGGTCCCAGCGATGTATTACGCCGCTCTCATGACGTTCACCGCGAATTGGTACCGCGTCGCGTCCGGGATGCTGTCATCGGTCACCGGCCCGCTGTGGAGTGTATCGATCGAGGAACAGTTCTACCTGGTGTGGCCAAATCTGATGGCGCGAATTAAGCCGAAGTACTTTGCCGGTCTGCTTGCTCTGCTTGTGGTTCTGACGTGGGTCTACAGGTATCACTACGTCCACGGAGCGCCCCCCACGCGCTACTCCGTCTGGTACAACACGTTTGCGCGGCTGGATTGCTTCGCCATGGGTGGGTTGTTGGCCTGCGCGTTGCACGGACGAAACGCCGTGCTGCACCGAGCTGTGCGCTTTCTGTTGGCGGCAATTGCCGCGGGGCTTTTCTGGCGCGTGGGCGCAAGTCCCAATGGCGGCTATTTCGAGACTTCTCCGGTGTGGGCCTATCCGCAGGCGGCGTTTGCCAGTGTGTTGCTCATTCTCGCCGCAGTGACTGCTCCCGCGAAGGCCTCCTATTCGCCGCCGTTCCGTATGCTTTCCTACTTGGGCAAGATCTCGTATGGCCTCTATGTGTATCACTTCGTGGGTGGGCTTGTCTCGCACTATCTGGTGCCGGCTAGCGCAGAGGATTCCGTGTGGTACTGGGTGTGGCGGGCCATTGCAGCTGGAGTGGTCACGCTGGGAGCGGCCATGATCTCGTACGAAATACTCGAGAAGCCGTTCCTGCGGATGAAGAATAAGTTCGCGTTTGTGGAATCCCGACCTGCATAGGGCGAACTTCTAAAGCCAGAATTTATCAATCAGACCGTATTCGCCCAGTACCGCAAAGAAACTCGAGGACACCAGAAGGCCGAGTTTCATTTCCGCCCACCAATCCTCGATTCCTTCGCCGCGTATCCACGAAAAGACATCGGGCGTAAACAGGAACCTCACGGCTTCGTCGAAGTTCTCCCAGTTCCCAAATAGTAGTTTTCCCAATCCAAAGTAGACAGGAACGTTTACCACAATCAACGAGATAAGCAGAACCGGGTGTGTTTCCACAAGTATCCCCCTCAAGATTGACCGTCACGTATACCCCGGATTTCTCACGAACACACTTGAACCTTTGACGTGACCAGTGCATTTGCACGACCTGCGGCGAAAGTTGAGGCGGTTATCCGAGAACAGAGTGTGTTCGCGAGAAATCCTCATGGCATAACCTAAAAGTCTTGCACGTGAGCAATTTGCGTCGGCGCTCAATCGCGCCGGTGCAAATTGCGGACTACAAGCGCTCGTTGCTCTCGGGATTATCGGATTCAGGTTCTTCTTCCTCGGAGTCTACTTGCAAGCTATCTCGAACGTCGATACCGGAAAACGATAGGCTCAGATCCTTCAAGAACTCAGCGGCCTCCGCCGCGCGTTCGGTTTGCACCATGAGCCGGGCAGGCGTGACCAGCGGCTCAGCCGTGGTGAAGTAATCGCCATCCCACACGTA from Candidatus Hydrogenedentota bacterium carries:
- a CDS encoding acyltransferase encodes the protein MISYEVHPRTESAARFYRPELDWLRFLAFSAVFWFHVCPDTFESYWNLGLPKTLVHYLMPLVRVGGHGVDLFFTLSAYLITELLLLERNRTGRVHVTAFYVRRILRIWPLYFAFILTAFPFEVLWGQVPAMYYAALMTFTANWYRVASGMLSSVTGPLWSVSIEEQFYLVWPNLMARIKPKYFAGLLALLVVLTWVYRYHYVHGAPPTRYSVWYNTFARLDCFAMGGLLACALHGRNAVLHRAVRFLLAAIAAGLFWRVGASPNGGYFETSPVWAYPQAAFASVLLILAAVTAPAKASYSPPFRMLSYLGKISYGLYVYHFVGGLVSHYLVPASAEDSVWYWVWRAIAAGVVTLGAAMISYEILEKPFLRMKNKFAFVESRPA